The bacterium genomic interval CAAGCGCGGCGCCGAGAAGCGCGCGCGCGAGCCGGGGGTCGGCGCCGGCGAGGAAGAACACGCCGGCGGGGACGGTCGCGAGGGTGCCCGCAAGCAGCGGCCCGATCCGCCGCCAGGGCAGCGCGCGCCGCGCCGGCAGCAGGAGCGCGACGTTGACCGCCAGCGAGAGCAGCGCGACGAGCCCCGCGGCGGCGCGCACGCCGAGGACGAGGGACAGCAGCGGCATCGCGACCAGCGCGGAGCCGAAGCCGGTCACCCCCTGCGCGAACGCGGCGAGGAATGCGGCGCCGCCCACGGCGGCGAGCAGCGGCAGCGTCAGCTCGGGCATGCGGGCATCCTACCCGAACGCCGCCGCGGACGGTGCCCCTGACGCAGGCGACGAAGCGCGGCAACGTCGCTCCCCGGGCTCGCGGGTCCAGCCGCGCCCGCGCGCCGGCTCAGCCGAACCGGCCGGTGATGTAGTCCTCGGTCTGCTTGAGCTTCGGGTTCGTGAAGATCTGCCGGGTCCGCCCGAACTCCACGATCCGCCCCTGGTAGAAGAACGCGGTGTAGTCGGAGATGCGCGCCGCCTGCTGCATGTTGTGGGTGACCACGACGAGGGTGAAGTTCTCCTTGAGCGAGTCGAGGAGTTCCTCGATGCGGGCGGTGGCGATCGGGTCGATCGCGGAGGTCGGCTCGTCCAGCAGCAGCACCTCCGGCTCGACCGCGATCGCCCGGGCGACGCACAGGCGCTGCTGCTGGCCGCCGGAGAGGGACATGCCGGGGTGGTCGAGCTTGTCCTTGACCTCGTCCCAGAGCGCGGCCTGCTGCAAGGCGCGCTCCACGCGTCCCGTCAG includes:
- a CDS encoding TSUP family transporter, giving the protein MPELTLPLLAAVGGAAFLAAFAQGVTGFGSALVAMPLLSLVLGVRAAAGLVALLSLAVNVALLLPARRALPWRRIGPLLAGTLATVPAGVFFLAGADPRLARALLGAAL